In Nymphaea colorata isolate Beijing-Zhang1983 chromosome 10, ASM883128v2, whole genome shotgun sequence, the genomic stretch AATGCATATGTTTATTGTCTTTTTAAAAGTATTGTTTTATGTTAAATAGGCACACACCATATGCAATTTTATCCGGATGGTGCTTAATATGCATGACCGATGCTGCCATTGGCTAATTACATGTGCAACCATTTTTATATTACATGTGTGAAAAGTTGAGCTATATGCTAAATACATAGGCAATTGTTTTGATCAGTATTATAATTGGATAATTGACTCTTCCGGTATGTTCTAGCACCTATATCCGCACTGCACTTAGTCCCTTTACAATAGTGGTTATATAAATGCCATCGTCGCAGTAGTTGGTATATCATTGGTTTGAAAACATGTGGCGATGAATTTTACCCATCCAGTGCCTGCCTGAACAAGATATATGGAAGCCCATGAGTACTGTGTGTTAGAtatttgaaatgacaaaaacatcTTTGATGGTAAACTACTGCTGGTTACAGTTAGACTTGGGCATCGAGCCCACCCAGCACTGGTAAGATAAGAATCGGGTTCGGATTGGCCTGACGTTCTAAATGCGAGCTTGGGCTCGGGTTCTTTGgtctgattaaaataaaaatatttttaaatataaaatatatttttaataatatatatatataattaaatagaattaataaaaaaaatagataggATAGAATCGAGCCCCATGGAACTGACTCGAGCCTCATCCAATCGATATAAGGTACCTGCCCGGCACCGGAGCCCATTACCCAGGCTTACTTAGAATACCCTCTACGCAAGTCAAACACTCCCTTGACAGTGAGAAATACCTCAATTGCATGAGGTCATGCGGCAAACTCTCTGCCGCATGGCATCAGGCACCCTTATAGATGTATAGGACAATCTTGTAGAGAgtactttgaaaattttatagaagtttttgctttttttattatacaaagggtatttcaaattttataaataagccttttcttttttctagtttGTGTAAGAgactctcttttttctttttactgttctaacatccaaaatcaatttagaaaaaatgagCTTTCTGTAAATATACGAAATTAGAGATTCCAACTTTAAATCCGTAACTCGTAGCAGTTTCGTACGTGACTTATCCTTTCTCTCCCATCAGGAAGcggaagggaaaaaaataacCATCATTTTGGGGTTCGGGTGGCTACGACTCTcctcttatctctctctctctctccaacccCACTCCATCTCGTATTAGATCTTCGGCAAGcgggagaagaggaagaaaggaaaacgATAGAGAGAGTATACAATGGCAGCAAGGATCGTGTTCCCGACGTTTGGCCTCGTGGCTTCCCGGCCAAAATTCGGCGAATTTCAAGCGAAAAACAGACGGCTTCAAGTCCGAAGTTCGTCGGAGGCCTCACCGGAGACGGTCGTGGAGAGCCCCTCTGAAGACGCTTCTTCTTCTGCATCGTCGTCCGTGGTGGGCAAGTCACAGGGTTTCTCCTCTCTCATAACAGCAGACAACGTCCAGAAGGCGCTCCGAGGCATAGGTGCGCATCTCTCTCTtagtttctttctctccctGCAATCGTGGGGAAACCAAGAGGACCCAGGATTAATTAATtgataaaacaaatgaattaGAATGCAGCCATCACGACCGTCGATCATTACGGCAGGCTTGACATCCCCCGAGGGGCATCCTACGATCAGGTGGGCACCTCTGATACTAAATCTTCTTTAGGACAATATCGTCCCTGTTTCATCAGTGCCTTCTTCCGGTAattctttgaataaaatctgTTCCGATGCTTGACTTCGGCAAAGGATGCTTCCCAATTGATCAAGAGTTAAATCAATCTTCCATTTCTCCTGATCTTCCATTTCTCGTAATCCAGCTTACCTTGTGCTTGCGACAGATAGGAAACTacccatttttccttttcttaaacGAAGTGTCTATCATATCCTGAATTCATCATGTAAAGTCATCTCTCGTTTCATGGATGAGCATTTTATGACTCAATTGCTGAAACCCACATTTTGTTAATGACGTTTTACGGAggaaaatttttctaaaaaggagaaaagggatTCATAAAATTGAGAGTCCTGCAGCACGTCATCGTTTCTCCTATTTGCGTGTTATTTCCTCTTTGCTGCTATAACAGAGATAATGTGAGTTCCGCGGTGTCCCCCGAGCAGGTCAATGTTGCATACAAGAGGAAATGCGAGGATCTGATGTATCGTGGACTCGACG encodes the following:
- the LOC116261712 gene encoding NAD(P)H-quinone oxidoreductase subunit U, chloroplastic; its protein translation is MAARIVFPTFGLVASRPKFGEFQAKNRRLQVRSSSEASPETVVESPSEDASSSASSSVVGKSQGFSSLITADNVQKALRGIAITTVDHYGRLDIPRGASYDQVNVAYKRKCEDLMYRGLDEEQAEQELALLKESYAILSSEEERRLYDWSIARSEKPDRYVWPFEVDITQTPTEPPPPQEPEDVGPTRLVGYFLVGWFVLSIVLSIELNR